In the genome of Cryptomeria japonica chromosome 8, Sugi_1.0, whole genome shotgun sequence, one region contains:
- the LOC131857850 gene encoding receptor-like protein 1 produces MDSTWIPQFKLSTLALGSCNLDRIPSFLVTQYDLEYLDLSANSIQRNIPSSIWNLTSLCSLNLSCNQLTGSLPSRLTLPKYFDSLDLHSNSIEGALLLPNAGAYLLDLSMNQFNGSIPTDIGAYLQNTRFLSLSRNNLRGAIPDSICTSYLEVLDLSNNTLSSVIPPHLTRNCSSLSVLDLAENHLEGKMPAEWGNVTKIHTLKVNGNHLRGVIPSSISEAAVLDLGNNELEDTLPYWIGKLSQLHVLVLRSNHFHGSFPRQVIGLPNLQILDLSGNNLSGPIPRNLTNLLAMVNASQSNPNHLEDVRYTNKIKISWKGWDVEFVKVLFVLKCIDLSNNNLLLEED; encoded by the coding sequence atggattcaaCATGGATTCCACAGTTTAAGCTTTCAACTTTGGCATTAGGCTCTTGCAATTTAGATAGAATTCCATCGTTTCTTGTGACCCAATATGACTTGGAATATCTGGACCTATCTGCTAATAGTATCCAAAGAAATATTCCATCTTCGATATGGAACTTAACCAGCCTTTGTAGTTTGAACCTTAGCTGTAATCAATTAACTGGGTCATTGCCATCTAGACTAACATTACCCAAGTATTTTGACTCTCTAGATTTGCACAGTAATAGCATAGAAGGTGCTCTTCTTCTTCCTAATGCTGGTGCTTATCTGCTGGATCTGTCGATGAATCAGTTCAATGGTTCTATTCCTACTGACATTGGTGCGTATCTTCAAAATACAAGGTTCTTATCCTTGTCGCGGAATAATCTCAGAGGGGCGATTCCAGATTCTATTTGCACTTCATATTTGGAGGTTCTTGACCTTTCAAATAATACGCTGAGCAGTGTCATTCCTCCTCATTTAACCAGGAATTGTTCTTCTCTTAGTGTTCTAGATTTGGCGGAAAATCATCTGGAAGGTAAAATGCCAGCAGAATGGGGCAACGTTACAAAGATTCATACATTGAAGGTCAATGGTAATCATTTGAGAGGAGTTATTCCCTCGTCCATTTCAGAAGCCGCAGTATTGGATTTGGGAAATAATGAATTGGAAGACACCCTTCCCTACTGGATTGGAAAGCTATCACAACTGCATGTGTTGGTCTTAAGGTCTAATCATTTCCATGGTAGCTTCCCACGCCAGGTAATTGGCCTTCCAAATCTTCAAATTTTGGACCTTTCTGGCAACAACCTTTCAGGACCCATTCCAAGAAACCTTACAAACTTGCTCGCAATGGTCAATGCATCGCAGAGTAATCCAAACCATTTGGAAGACGTTAGatatacaaataaaattaaaatttcctGGAAAGGCTGGGATGTTGAATTTGTGAAAGTTCTTTTCGTTCTTAAATGTATTGATCTCTCAAACAACAACTTATTGTTGGAAGAGGATTGa